One part of the Halobacteriovorax vibrionivorans genome encodes these proteins:
- a CDS encoding lipoate--protein ligase family protein — translation MTSSKLKLYLLESLNPFVNLAYENHLLRSHSENESQDQIILLWKSSPSIVMGKFQNPWVECRVKEIRDRGINLVRRQSGGGCVYHDPGNLNYSFIGPRSHYDKSANAGIIVDALRSLGIRAFENQRHDLRVDHEGEDYKISGCAFKEIRNSALHHGTLLMNADLDILNKLLRSKFEASTALGVKSVRSNVINLFDISNSLSEEKIKTSIQDSFGKYYKTDVEVLHITEQDICMLPDMISKISDTSSWQHIYGGTPKFSFKLNNIEVISKYARIIQVSNDDKDLLDLVIDKTYYEENILEKDKLSQKQHDFINACHEVLFL, via the coding sequence ATGACATCTTCTAAACTAAAACTATATCTTCTTGAGTCTCTTAATCCATTTGTTAATCTTGCCTATGAGAATCATTTACTTCGCTCTCACAGTGAAAATGAAAGTCAAGATCAGATCATTCTACTTTGGAAGAGTTCCCCTAGTATCGTAATGGGGAAGTTTCAAAATCCATGGGTTGAATGTCGTGTAAAAGAAATACGAGATCGAGGAATAAATCTTGTACGAAGACAAAGTGGTGGTGGTTGTGTCTATCATGATCCTGGAAATTTGAATTACTCTTTTATAGGCCCCCGCTCACATTATGATAAATCTGCTAATGCTGGCATTATAGTTGATGCCCTTAGAAGTTTAGGGATTAGAGCATTTGAAAATCAACGTCATGACTTAAGAGTCGATCATGAAGGTGAAGATTATAAGATATCGGGGTGCGCTTTTAAAGAGATAAGAAATAGTGCTCTACACCATGGAACACTCCTTATGAATGCAGATTTAGATATCTTGAATAAATTATTACGTTCTAAATTTGAGGCCAGTACGGCACTTGGAGTAAAGTCAGTAAGATCTAATGTTATAAATCTATTTGATATTTCTAACAGTCTTTCAGAAGAGAAAATTAAAACATCGATTCAAGACTCTTTTGGTAAGTACTATAAAACGGATGTCGAAGTTTTACATATTACAGAACAAGATATCTGTATGCTTCCAGATATGATCTCAAAGATATCTGACACTTCTAGTTGGCAACATATCTATGGTGGAACTCCTAAATTTAGCTTTAAGTTAAATAATATCGAAGTTATTTCTAAATATGCTAGAATAATACAAGTAAGTAATGACGATAAAGACCTTTTGGATCTCGTTATTGATAAAACTTATTATGAAGAAAATATTCTAGAGAAAGATAAGCTATCACAAAAGCAGCATGACTTTATTAATGCATGTCATGAGGTTCTTTTTCTTTAA
- a CDS encoding HAD-IIIA family hydrolase, producing the protein MFDIVLCQRDYKEIKELECDLFQVLEFEDDGQLKDLVNEGNKVLFITYKSSVRPDLFNIYDLPKNGNCEYYYLSKLNLNGEELENNEKFFPEVMDITLCSEYYAASGVFYVDAVDPVGMPHFEKAVMPIVKSYHKKQAYRPAVFLDRDGVLNVDHSYVHKVDDLELKEGAYEFLLNEFNIERLKIVLTNQSGVSKGMFEYEDVVHFNNALNDSLQNLIDAFYIAPFEFLKGVGQYKFHSLCRKPHPGMLLEACYDFPIKLSDSYMVGDKMSDDLDFPLVETIHLRGKYELDSDVTIADNFREVINFATALPKKTK; encoded by the coding sequence ATGTTTGATATTGTTCTCTGTCAACGTGACTATAAAGAGATAAAAGAACTAGAATGTGACCTTTTTCAAGTTTTAGAGTTTGAAGACGATGGCCAACTAAAGGATCTAGTGAATGAAGGTAATAAGGTTTTGTTCATTACTTATAAAAGTAGTGTGAGGCCAGACCTATTTAATATTTATGACTTACCTAAGAATGGTAATTGTGAGTACTACTATTTATCAAAACTAAATCTCAATGGTGAAGAGTTGGAAAATAATGAAAAATTCTTTCCTGAAGTAATGGATATCACACTTTGCTCTGAATATTACGCTGCTAGTGGTGTGTTCTATGTTGATGCTGTTGATCCAGTGGGGATGCCTCATTTTGAGAAAGCAGTGATGCCAATAGTTAAGTCTTACCATAAGAAGCAGGCTTATCGACCTGCTGTATTTCTTGATCGCGATGGTGTTTTAAACGTTGATCATTCATATGTGCATAAGGTTGATGATTTAGAGCTTAAAGAGGGGGCATATGAATTCCTCTTAAATGAGTTCAATATTGAACGTCTTAAAATCGTTTTAACTAATCAATCTGGTGTATCAAAAGGAATGTTTGAATATGAAGATGTTGTTCATTTTAATAATGCATTAAATGATTCATTACAAAATCTCATCGATGCTTTTTATATTGCACCATTTGAATTCTTAAAAGGTGTCGGCCAGTATAAATTCCACTCTCTTTGTCGTAAGCCTCATCCAGGAATGCTACTAGAGGCATGTTATGACTTTCCAATTAAGCTTTCTGATTCGTATATGGTAGGAGATAAAATGAGTGATGATCTCGATTTTCCTCTTGTTGAAACAATTCATTTACGTGGAAAGTATGAATTGGATAGTGACGTCACAATTGCTGATAACTTTCGCGAAGTAATAAATTTTGCCACTGCATTGCCAAAGAAGACAAAATAA